The proteins below are encoded in one region of Metabacillus dongyingensis:
- a CDS encoding DUF4007 family protein, with the protein MGYGQHQSFYLRDRWLNKAIKHLKDNERLFYDKDAFEEMGLGKNMVQSLRYWVVATGVVHEKLNIERKKIHHITPLGQLIFKYDKFLKYNDTASILHYEMVNKREPSTSWFWFFNILNETLISRDNLQDELIEWVSKNENKGISDRSLKRDIDCLIKLYTAGQNSNDPEEVIQSPLNKLGLLEEKRGLIIKRSLSEDDIGLSALMYILLDFKSKFDTENISVDDLVQKSGLWGKVFNMSRTSIVNALNKLNNHNKFPLKFIRTNNLDLIRIPDVSPLEFLEYEYLLKNGVK; encoded by the coding sequence ATGGGATACGGTCAACATCAAAGTTTCTATCTAAGAGATAGATGGCTCAATAAGGCAATAAAACATTTAAAAGATAATGAAAGATTATTTTATGACAAAGATGCTTTTGAGGAAATGGGATTAGGTAAAAATATGGTTCAATCTCTACGATATTGGGTAGTTGCTACAGGTGTAGTTCATGAGAAACTAAATATTGAAAGAAAAAAAATACATCATATAACACCACTAGGGCAACTAATTTTTAAATATGACAAGTTCTTGAAATATAATGATACGGCTTCAATTTTACACTATGAAATGGTTAATAAAAGAGAGCCGAGCACTTCTTGGTTTTGGTTTTTCAATATTTTAAACGAAACATTAATCAGTAGAGATAATCTTCAAGACGAATTAATTGAATGGGTTAGTAAAAATGAAAATAAAGGTATCTCTGATCGTTCATTAAAAAGAGATATAGATTGTTTAATAAAGTTGTATACAGCTGGACAAAATTCTAATGACCCTGAGGAAGTAATACAAAGTCCTCTAAATAAATTAGGATTATTGGAAGAAAAAAGAGGCTTAATAATTAAACGAAGCTTATCCGAGGATGATATAGGTTTATCGGCACTCATGTATATTCTTTTAGATTTTAAAAGTAAATTTGATACAGAAAATATTAGCGTTGATGATCTAGTACAAAAAAGCGGGCTTTGGGGAAAAGTATTTAATATGAGTAGAACATCAATAGTAAATGCTTTAAACAAATTAAATAACCATAATAAATTTCCTTTAAAATTCATTAGAACTAATAATTTGGATTTAATTAGAATTCCTGATGTTTCTCCATTAGAGTTTTTAGAGTATGAGTATCTTTTAAAAAATGGGGTTAAATAG
- a CDS encoding GNAT family N-acetyltransferase, which translates to MLKNETIHIRPFTVEDAEARLQLQLNNREFFEQFSMIRTPDFYTLETQRTMIQEYEQKSKEDTEYQFGIFLNEDNRLLGTISLFQVMRSSLQNAVLGYFLDKAHNGKGYTTHAVKLIIKYAFEELKLHRIEAGVMPHNIGSIRVLEKAGFHKEGLARKNVKINGKWEDHEVLAILNPDD; encoded by the coding sequence ATGTTAAAAAATGAAACCATACATATAAGACCTTTTACAGTGGAGGATGCAGAAGCAAGACTTCAGCTTCAGCTCAATAACCGCGAGTTCTTTGAACAATTCTCCATGATCCGCACACCAGATTTCTACACCCTGGAAACTCAGCGCACCATGATCCAAGAATACGAACAAAAAAGCAAAGAAGACACCGAGTATCAATTCGGCATCTTCCTGAATGAGGACAATCGTTTACTCGGCACCATCAGCCTCTTCCAAGTCATGCGGAGTTCACTCCAAAATGCTGTCCTAGGCTATTTTCTGGACAAGGCTCACAACGGAAAAGGCTACACAACCCATGCAGTCAAACTGATTATTAAGTATGCCTTTGAAGAACTCAAACTGCACCGTATAGAAGCCGGCGTTATGCCTCACAACATCGGTTCTATTCGAGTACTCGAGAAAGCAGGCTTTCATAAAGAAGGACTTGCGAGAAAGAATGTGAAGATTAATGGGAAGTGGGAGGATCATGAGGTTTTGGCGATTTTGAATCCGGATGATTGA
- a CDS encoding GNAT family N-acetyltransferase, which translates to MVISLEIRRPRMEDMEELNQFFSIVIRDTFNKEGISELLDDMKEEIESKKRYLKTDLESNGEKRYFLIALDENEIVGSIEYGPVSELIVTCTEGVLREGVEVGTVFVHPDYQRRGLGSLLLNLMLLTLQNRGINEFCLDSGYKNAQKVWRKKFGDPDYLLKDYWGEESDHMIWKRKTNDMSLLFHL; encoded by the coding sequence ATGGTCATAAGTCTTGAGATAAGAAGACCAAGAATGGAAGATATGGAAGAGCTGAATCAATTTTTCAGTATAGTCATTAGGGATACATTTAATAAAGAAGGTATATCGGAACTGCTTGATGATATGAAAGAGGAAATTGAAAGTAAGAAACGATATTTGAAAACCGACTTGGAAAGCAATGGGGAGAAACGATATTTTTTAATCGCTTTAGATGAAAATGAGATTGTCGGTTCAATTGAATATGGTCCTGTTAGTGAGTTGATTGTTACATGCACAGAGGGCGTGTTGAGAGAAGGAGTCGAGGTAGGAACCGTTTTTGTTCATCCGGATTATCAAAGACGGGGTTTAGGTTCGCTGCTTTTGAATTTAATGCTTCTTACTCTGCAGAATAGAGGAATCAACGAGTTTTGTCTGGATAGTGGATATAAAAATGCACAAAAGGTATGGCGGAAGAAGTTTGGTGATCCTGATTATTTGCTTAAAGATTATTGGGGAGAAGAGAGTGATCATATGATTTGGAAAAGAAAAACGAATGATATGTCCTTACTTTTTCATTTATAA
- a CDS encoding nuclease-related domain-containing protein, producing MIKKERKLPIIILQYEALLRRIPANHPKRPHILEELAKSKAGFNGEKSLDYQLSSIDQKKYHIFHDLRLSSEDRNFQIDSLIASKNLFIVLEVKNLSGTLYFDEKFSQLIRTKNGEETGFADPYLQVGRQEALLKNFILQHKITCAPIKGFIVISNPSTIIKPTSKMIRNGTKIIHSAALPLELKNLETNHQTPILSDKELKKLSSILMKKNILLIREILTKFKIKESDLIKGVYCTKCMQLPISRVHYSWVCPKCSGTSRKAYVHSLIDYALLISSDISNKQMREFLQISSDTSALNLLRILNIDHSGETKGRRYHLTSLIERYRDGLL from the coding sequence ATGATAAAAAAAGAAAGAAAACTCCCCATAATTATTCTCCAATATGAAGCTTTGCTTAGGAGAATTCCCGCAAATCATCCCAAGCGTCCTCACATCCTTGAGGAATTGGCAAAAAGCAAGGCAGGTTTCAACGGAGAGAAGTCTTTGGATTATCAATTATCAAGTATTGATCAAAAAAAGTATCACATATTCCACGATCTCCGTCTTTCCTCCGAAGACCGCAATTTTCAGATTGATTCACTGATTGCCTCAAAGAATCTTTTCATTGTATTAGAAGTTAAAAACCTTTCCGGCACCCTCTATTTTGATGAAAAATTCAGTCAGCTCATTCGGACAAAAAACGGCGAAGAAACAGGTTTTGCAGACCCTTATTTGCAAGTCGGCCGTCAAGAAGCCCTTCTGAAAAATTTCATCCTCCAGCATAAAATCACGTGCGCTCCAATTAAAGGTTTCATTGTCATCAGCAATCCATCAACTATTATTAAACCCACGTCCAAAATGATTAGAAATGGCACCAAAATTATTCATAGTGCTGCGCTTCCGCTTGAATTGAAAAACCTCGAGACCAATCATCAAACTCCCATACTATCTGATAAGGAATTGAAAAAGCTTTCCAGTATTCTTATGAAGAAAAATATTCTTTTGATCAGAGAAATTTTGACCAAATTCAAGATTAAAGAATCTGATCTTATTAAGGGAGTTTATTGTACGAAATGCATGCAGCTGCCCATAAGTAGAGTCCATTACTCGTGGGTTTGTCCAAAGTGCAGCGGTACCTCACGCAAAGCGTACGTCCATTCATTAATTGATTATGCTCTTTTGATTTCTTCAGACATTTCTAATAAACAGATGCGAGAATTTTTACAAATCTCTTCAGATACATCTGCTTTAAACTTATTAAGAATCTTGAATATTGATCACTCCGGAGAAACCAAGGGAAGACGATATCATTTGACCTCGCTGATTGAACGATACAGGGATGGTTTGTTGTAG
- a CDS encoding pullulanase, which translates to MPRLLKSALVFILFISMVIPALQLPEANAAEKDPDLPENTVRIHYVKDDKNYKDLGLWLWEDVAEAPKEWPKDAVPFTEEQTDEHGRYIDVKVKEGAKKLGFLVVNRVTGEKTGGDKVFTMLEDYNHLWIKNADDTVYTSSEWENPIGIVSAEIVSKQKLLIGLTRTEGLTEEELFSSIKIQDENGTDIPVESVKIISGSTVEVSTSAELTNDSYTVTYGGKSITATKGWRMIDELYSYDGDDLGAVYQSGKAVLKLWAPKASKVTAVFYDKKNAAKEIGRLNLAMGEKGVWSVEAKPKNLGISDLKGYYYQYEVTNGGETKKVLDPYAKSMAPFTVNTKGEAGPDGDMVGKAAIVDLAKTNPKGLDFAKIDGYEKREDAVIWEVHVRDFTSDPSIKEDLKSDWGTYDAFKDKLEYIKSLGVTHVQLLPVMAWYYGDETNMRERELEYSAANNEYNWGYDPHSYFSPDGAYSMNPKDPELRIKELKGLIDAVHDSGMGVVLDVVYTHMAKSSMLNDIVPNYYAFQDANGNFIGGFGNNLATNHVMAEKLMVDSVKYWFEEYKIDGMRFDMMGDATYDSIQNAYNAAAEINENALFIGEGWRTFGGHLSDPSLAGKGADQDWMNKTDDVGVFSDEIRNELKSGFGSEGEPRFLTGGARSLDLIMKNIKGQPTNTAADDSGDMVQYIEAHDNLPLYDVIAQSIKKDPAIPANNEEIHDRIRLGNSMILTSQGTAFLHAGQEYGRTKQWLGEGVPEQKFHALQDDSGKVFGYFIHDSYDSSDAINKFDWKKATDDRAYPINNTTREYTAGLIELRKSTDAFRLGSKELVDSNVTMIDAPEMNDSDLVIGYKNVSSNGKEAYSVFVNADTKARTLTLSEDLRKGVIVVDNDEAGAKKVKKASGFKLKKNSITIEPLTTVVIKVSNKKPVGPKHPSCR; encoded by the coding sequence ATGCCAAGATTATTGAAAAGTGCACTTGTTTTTATTTTATTTATTTCAATGGTAATTCCAGCATTACAGCTGCCAGAAGCAAACGCAGCTGAAAAGGACCCTGATCTGCCTGAAAATACGGTCAGAATTCACTATGTTAAGGACGATAAAAACTACAAAGATCTTGGATTGTGGTTATGGGAGGATGTAGCGGAAGCGCCAAAAGAGTGGCCTAAAGATGCTGTGCCGTTTACTGAAGAGCAAACCGACGAGCATGGACGCTACATCGATGTGAAAGTGAAAGAAGGCGCGAAGAAACTTGGTTTCCTTGTTGTCAATCGCGTGACTGGCGAGAAAACAGGCGGAGACAAAGTTTTCACGATGCTTGAGGACTACAATCACCTCTGGATTAAAAATGCAGATGACACGGTTTACACATCATCTGAATGGGAAAATCCGATTGGTATAGTCAGTGCAGAAATTGTTTCAAAACAAAAGCTTCTGATTGGATTGACAAGAACAGAAGGGTTAACGGAAGAGGAACTGTTTTCTTCTATAAAAATTCAGGATGAAAACGGCACAGATATTCCAGTTGAAAGTGTGAAAATAATATCCGGTTCTACAGTGGAAGTAAGTACTTCTGCTGAACTGACGAATGATTCTTACACCGTTACATACGGCGGTAAATCAATTACGGCAACTAAAGGCTGGAGAATGATTGATGAGCTTTATTCGTATGATGGCGATGATCTGGGAGCTGTCTATCAATCTGGCAAAGCAGTGCTGAAACTATGGGCACCTAAAGCAAGCAAGGTTACAGCGGTTTTTTATGATAAAAAGAATGCAGCAAAAGAGATTGGCAGGCTCAATTTAGCTATGGGAGAAAAAGGAGTCTGGTCAGTTGAAGCGAAGCCAAAGAATCTTGGAATCTCTGATTTAAAAGGATACTATTATCAATACGAAGTAACAAATGGCGGGGAAACAAAGAAAGTTCTCGACCCTTATGCAAAATCTATGGCTCCTTTCACTGTAAATACAAAAGGTGAAGCAGGTCCAGATGGTGATATGGTGGGGAAAGCAGCCATTGTTGACCTTGCAAAAACAAATCCGAAGGGACTTGATTTTGCGAAGATTGACGGCTATGAAAAAAGAGAGGATGCTGTAATCTGGGAAGTGCACGTCAGAGATTTTACATCAGATCCTTCCATTAAAGAAGATTTAAAATCTGACTGGGGTACGTATGACGCGTTTAAAGATAAGCTTGAATATATCAAATCTCTTGGTGTGACTCACGTTCAATTGTTGCCGGTGATGGCCTGGTATTATGGCGATGAAACGAATATGAGAGAACGCGAGCTTGAGTATTCTGCGGCAAACAATGAATATAACTGGGGCTATGATCCTCACAGTTATTTTTCACCCGACGGAGCTTATTCAATGAATCCGAAAGATCCTGAGCTTAGAATCAAAGAATTAAAGGGGCTCATTGATGCGGTGCATGATTCAGGAATGGGTGTTGTGCTTGATGTTGTGTATACCCATATGGCAAAATCAAGCATGCTGAATGATATTGTCCCGAACTACTATGCTTTCCAGGATGCTAATGGAAACTTTATCGGCGGATTCGGAAACAACCTTGCAACAAACCACGTTATGGCTGAAAAGCTGATGGTTGATTCCGTTAAATATTGGTTTGAAGAATACAAAATTGACGGCATGCGTTTTGATATGATGGGTGATGCTACGTATGATTCCATTCAGAATGCCTACAATGCTGCTGCAGAAATTAATGAAAATGCCTTATTCATCGGCGAAGGCTGGAGAACGTTCGGCGGCCATCTTTCAGATCCATCTCTTGCAGGCAAGGGTGCCGATCAGGACTGGATGAACAAAACAGATGATGTCGGAGTTTTCTCAGATGAAATCCGCAATGAACTGAAGTCTGGTTTCGGATCAGAAGGAGAACCGCGATTCCTGACAGGCGGAGCAAGAAGCCTTGATCTTATTATGAAAAATATTAAAGGGCAGCCTACCAATACTGCCGCAGATGATTCTGGTGATATGGTTCAGTATATTGAAGCGCATGACAACCTGCCATTGTATGATGTCATCGCTCAATCAATCAAGAAAGATCCGGCCATTCCTGCAAACAATGAAGAAATTCATGACAGAATCCGTTTAGGAAACTCCATGATTCTCACTTCGCAGGGCACAGCCTTCCTGCATGCTGGCCAGGAATATGGAAGAACAAAACAGTGGCTTGGAGAAGGAGTGCCTGAACAGAAATTCCACGCTCTTCAAGATGATTCTGGAAAAGTGTTTGGCTATTTCATTCACGATTCATACGATTCATCAGATGCCATCAATAAATTCGACTGGAAAAAGGCCACAGATGATAGGGCGTATCCAATCAATAACACGACTCGCGAATACACGGCAGGTCTAATTGAACTGAGAAAATCAACAGATGCTTTCAGGTTAGGAAGCAAGGAGTTAGTTGATTCCAATGTTACGATGATTGATGCTCCTGAAATGAATGATTCAGATTTAGTCATCGGCTATAAAAACGTATCTTCCAATGGAAAAGAAGCTTACTCTGTATTTGTAAATGCAGATACGAAAGCAAGAACGCTTACTCTTTCCGAGGATTTAAGAAAAGGCGTAATTGTAGTCGATAATGACGAAGCAGGCGCAAAAAAAGTTAAAAAAGCATCCGGATTTAAGCTGAAAAAAAATTCCATTACAATCGAACCTTTAACGACGGTTGTCATAAAAGTAAGCAATAAAAAACCGGTTGGCCCTAAACATCCATCTTGCCGTTAA
- a CDS encoding MFS transporter, whose protein sequence is MVSEENKLSKWCIVSMASIPLVMTLGNSMLIPVLPIFEKEVGITPFQSSMVITSYSIASIILIPFAGYLSDRIGRKAVILPSLFIALIGGLVAGFASWKLSDPYTMIILGRILQGIGAAGASPIILPLVGDLYKNDDEKASSCLGVVETSNTFGKVLSPIIGSLFASILWFVPFFSISFFSLISILLVFFFIKVPKRKEKPAAFKEFLSKTKKTFHQEGKWLYLLFALGAFVMLILFAVLFFLSNHLEKVYLLKGIKKGFLLAIPLMVLCTSAFITGKCIKGDMKIMRIITIFCLLILSLSVPFIGYVKNDFFWLFFVTSIIGMAIGAMLPTLDAIVTENIEKEERGTITSFYSSARFIGVALGPPIMTAVTKNYLNLSFITAGITGILLLWLVIKNFKAKPEKRKMIYF, encoded by the coding sequence ATGGTCAGTGAGGAGAACAAACTAAGCAAGTGGTGCATAGTAAGTATGGCTTCTATTCCACTCGTTATGACACTCGGCAATTCAATGCTTATCCCTGTTTTGCCGATTTTTGAAAAAGAGGTTGGGATTACTCCTTTTCAGTCAAGTATGGTAATTACCAGTTATTCGATTGCGTCCATTATCCTTATCCCATTTGCAGGATACTTATCTGATCGAATTGGAAGAAAAGCAGTGATATTACCCAGTCTGTTTATTGCTCTCATCGGCGGATTAGTGGCAGGATTTGCTTCTTGGAAGTTAAGTGATCCATATACAATGATCATTCTTGGGCGTATTCTTCAGGGGATAGGAGCAGCAGGTGCCTCTCCCATCATCCTGCCTTTAGTTGGGGATTTGTATAAAAACGATGATGAAAAGGCAAGTTCATGCCTGGGTGTAGTGGAAACATCCAATACATTTGGAAAAGTGCTCAGTCCAATTATCGGATCATTATTCGCTTCCATACTATGGTTTGTTCCGTTTTTTTCCATTTCTTTTTTTAGTTTAATTTCCATTCTTCTTGTTTTCTTTTTTATAAAGGTTCCTAAAAGGAAAGAAAAACCGGCTGCTTTTAAAGAATTTCTTTCAAAAACAAAAAAGACCTTTCATCAAGAGGGAAAATGGCTCTACCTTTTGTTCGCCCTTGGAGCATTTGTTATGCTTATTTTATTCGCTGTATTATTCTTCTTATCAAACCATCTTGAAAAAGTATATTTACTAAAAGGAATCAAAAAAGGATTTTTGTTAGCCATTCCCCTTATGGTTTTATGCACTTCAGCATTTATAACAGGTAAATGTATAAAGGGTGATATGAAAATAATGAGAATCATCACGATTTTCTGCCTTTTAATTTTATCTTTAAGTGTTCCGTTTATAGGCTACGTTAAAAATGATTTTTTTTGGCTTTTTTTTGTTACCAGTATCATTGGTATGGCTATTGGGGCCATGCTTCCTACCTTGGATGCAATTGTAACAGAAAATATCGAGAAGGAAGAACGGGGCACGATTACCTCATTTTACAGTTCTGCAAGGTTCATCGGTGTTGCCTTAGGACCGCCAATTATGACTGCGGTGACAAAAAATTATTTGAACCTGAGTTTTATAACAGCTGGTATTACAGGCATTCTCCTGTTGTGGTTGGTGATAAAAAATTTCAAAGCAAAGCCTGAAAAAAGGAAAATGATTTACTTTTGA
- a CDS encoding amino acid permease yields the protein MSSCTPGSSNKSSSSSGDLKWWQLSLIGVGCTIGTGYFLGSSIGIMITGPSIVISFFLASIGTYIVFNVLAKMTAKDPQEGSFCYYAGKAFGKWAGFSCGWNYWASNILIMGSQLIALSILSQFWFPNIALWIFAVCYAILSILVVITGTKGFDKTENLLAILKFAAIIMFIILAVLALMGFIKGPQKPEVFAGAFDLFKDGWKGFWASLTYAFYAYGGIEVIGLMAIQLKKKEDAPKAGKVMLFCLTAVYVISLALAVLLVSSDSFHEKESPFVTALTGYNLVFFPHVFNAAIIIAGFSTMTASLFGVTNLLVTLSKDGDAPALFSKKSKRFKQLPVPSLALASIGLVASIITALILPGKIYEYITTAAGILLLYNWFFIIISSLKLLKTKWITKLSSYLGIVLIFAAVSGTLMDKAVRPGFYISLLFVLIIFLICLKMKKYWKQEKIKIRYY from the coding sequence ATGAGCAGCTGCACTCCAGGCAGTTCTAATAAAAGCAGCTCAAGCAGCGGAGATTTAAAATGGTGGCAGTTATCTTTAATCGGAGTCGGCTGCACCATTGGAACCGGATATTTCCTTGGATCAAGCATTGGAATTATGATTACTGGTCCCTCCATTGTCATTTCTTTTTTCCTGGCATCAATAGGTACATATATTGTCTTTAATGTTCTGGCAAAAATGACAGCAAAAGACCCGCAGGAAGGATCCTTCTGTTATTATGCAGGGAAAGCATTCGGCAAATGGGCAGGATTCAGCTGCGGGTGGAATTACTGGGCCTCCAATATCTTAATTATGGGCAGTCAGCTTATTGCCCTGTCTATACTCTCTCAATTTTGGTTCCCAAATATAGCTTTATGGATTTTTGCCGTTTGCTATGCGATTCTTTCCATCCTGGTTGTTATTACAGGCACCAAAGGGTTCGATAAGACAGAAAACCTTCTTGCCATATTAAAGTTTGCTGCGATAATCATGTTTATTATTCTGGCAGTTCTGGCACTTATGGGATTCATAAAAGGCCCCCAAAAACCGGAAGTGTTTGCTGGAGCATTTGATCTTTTCAAGGATGGATGGAAAGGATTTTGGGCTTCATTGACATATGCTTTTTATGCCTATGGAGGAATTGAAGTAATTGGTCTTATGGCCATACAGCTTAAAAAGAAGGAAGATGCGCCAAAGGCTGGAAAGGTGATGCTCTTCTGTCTGACCGCCGTTTATGTCATTTCTTTGGCACTTGCAGTATTGTTGGTGTCCTCTGATTCTTTTCATGAAAAAGAAAGCCCATTTGTAACGGCATTAACTGGATATAACCTTGTGTTTTTTCCACATGTATTTAATGCAGCGATTATTATCGCTGGATTTTCTACTATGACTGCTTCCCTTTTCGGTGTAACGAACCTTCTTGTTACGTTGTCCAAAGATGGAGATGCTCCAGCCCTTTTTTCTAAAAAAAGCAAGAGATTCAAACAGCTTCCTGTCCCTTCCCTTGCATTAGCATCAATAGGTCTTGTTGCATCCATCATAACAGCCTTAATTCTGCCTGGAAAAATATACGAGTATATAACCACTGCAGCAGGAATACTTCTTCTGTACAATTGGTTTTTCATTATTATATCTTCCTTAAAACTGCTGAAAACGAAGTGGATCACTAAACTATCTTCATATCTTGGAATTGTATTGATTTTTGCTGCTGTAAGCGGAACGTTAATGGACAAGGCCGTCAGACCAGGTTTTTACATTAGTCTGTTATTTGTGCTCATTATCTTTTTAATTTGCTTAAAGATGAAAAAATATTGGAAACAAGAAAAAATAAAAATTAGATATTATTAA
- a CDS encoding manganese catalase family protein yields MFRHQKNLQFEVKVDNPDPMLARQIQEVLGGQFGEMTVMMQYLFQGFNCRGEEKYKDMLMDIGTEEIGHVEMLCSLISQLLDGASPEDQAKAAEDPAMAAIMGGINPQHLLVSGLGGLPSNSNGVPWNGSYIVASGNLLADMRSNLHAETQGRLQVSRLYHMTKDEGVRATFRKMLARDRYHQYQWMAAIQELEEKNGVVVPASFPPEAELESQEEAYKFWSLSEGEESGKGPWANGSAPDGTGDFVYVSDPEPKGQVPKPKIPADHLHHDLGKHLVKN; encoded by the coding sequence ATGTTCCGACATCAGAAAAATTTGCAATTTGAAGTGAAAGTAGACAACCCTGACCCAATGCTGGCCCGTCAAATTCAAGAAGTATTAGGTGGACAGTTTGGAGAAATGACCGTTATGATGCAGTACCTCTTTCAAGGATTTAACTGCCGCGGTGAAGAGAAATATAAAGACATGCTGATGGATATTGGAACAGAAGAAATCGGTCATGTAGAAATGCTTTGCTCATTGATAAGTCAATTATTGGATGGTGCCTCCCCTGAAGATCAGGCAAAAGCAGCCGAGGATCCTGCAATGGCTGCCATCATGGGAGGAATAAATCCGCAGCATCTGCTTGTAAGCGGTCTTGGCGGCTTGCCGTCAAACTCTAATGGTGTACCATGGAACGGGTCATATATAGTGGCAAGCGGAAATCTCTTGGCTGATATGCGATCTAACTTGCATGCTGAGACTCAAGGCAGACTTCAAGTATCCAGGTTATACCACATGACAAAAGATGAAGGTGTACGTGCAACATTCCGTAAAATGCTTGCCCGTGATCGGTATCATCAATATCAGTGGATGGCCGCCATTCAGGAACTAGAAGAAAAGAATGGTGTCGTCGTACCTGCTTCGTTCCCTCCTGAAGCAGAATTAGAGTCCCAGGAAGAAGCATACAAATTCTGGAGCTTATCAGAAGGAGAAGAATCAGGCAAGGGCCCATGGGCTAATGGCAGCGCTCCCGATGGAACCGGTGATTTTGTGTATGTTTCCGATCCTGAACCTAAAGGACAAGTGCCGAAACCTAAAATACCTGCCGATCATTTGCATCATGATTTAGGAAAACACCTAGTAAAAAATTAA